The DNA sequence GGGTATTGTGTATATAACGCAAAGGCTTTGGAAGTTAACTGCTGGCAATCGTGGTCGAATGTATCACGACTTTTAAAAGCATTTAAACGTTGTTCAAAAACCTGTAAATTGATACGGTTAAAAATCTTCTGTTCTATGCAATCCCCAATCAATTCCGCTTTACTAAATTCAAGTTGATACGTTTCTGCTTCGTCTGTTTCATCATCCTGTTCCACCCAGTCCTTGTGCATTTCGTACATCCAATACAGATAACTGTCTTCTTGTCTGAAATAAGGGATGTCCGCAATGTGGTACAAGTAAGAGCAAACGGAAATGAGCAGTTGGGCATTTTTTTTCCGCTTGGGGTCGTGTAACATCTGATACAACGGTTCAATCGGAATATAATACAGGGTCGTACCTGTATTGTATTTTTCCTCACTGATAAAATAGGTTTTCTTACTGTCCTGTAACAAACGTATTTCCTGCCAGTTTAAAACACGCTGTTTTAGCTTTTCCTCCATATCCCATATAGCTAGTGCCATATTGTAGGGATAGTCAAATTGATTTGTCTTCATTGGTTCAATCTTGTAATGCTCGGCAAGTTGGAATAGGGAGTTATAAAAATCCTTTTCCGTTTTTGCTATTTTCTCACAAGCCTGTACCGTTTTACTTTCTTTGAGTTTAGGCAGGAAAGAAGTCTTTAGAAAACCATCGGAAGCATTGCTGTTGGCACTGATTTGCGTTTGTCTTTCTGTATCTCGTTTGCATCTTTGGGTCTTTGCATCCAATGGACGAACTCGCTGAGCTGTTGGTACAACTGTCTTTGTCCTTTTTGTTCGGGCGGGCTGATTGTTCCCGATATAATGTGTTTGTGCATAATTCATCGCTTTAATATTTTGGTTTAACCTTTAGTACCCATTACGCTCTCAAATCGGTATTCGACCGCATCGTCCCTGATGGCGGGTGCAGATATTTTGGCGGTAGTCAAAATGGGGTATGTATTGGCATAAAAATTCAATACCGCTTCCACGCTCCAACGTGGTTCGGGGTCGGTCAGTCTAATGTCCTGCCCCTTGTCTTTGAGTACAAACACTCGTTCCAATTGTGTTGCTAATAACATGATTTCTAATTTAACGGTTATACATTCTGTTGCTGTTCCGTTCCAAAAAGGCTTGGGGCGGAAAACTTGTCGGATAGTTCCGTTTTGCGTCTGCGTATCTCGTCAGCCTTTTCGGGAAACTCTGTTATTTCGGGTACTTTCATCCATGCATCACGGAATTTGCCTTCTTTCTCCAATTCTTCCGCCTTTGCCATGCCGTCTTTAAACTTCTTGTCTTTGGCTTCCTGTTCTTTCTTCTTACCGTCGGCTTTTTCTTTCTCCATTGCGGATTGCTTTTTAGCTTCCTCCAATTGCTTCATAAATCCCTCCATATCCACCATTAAGCCCGAAGCGGTCAGTATAGGCGTTGTTATCTTCCCAAAAAAACCGTTGTCCAGTTCTTCTGCTGTTCCCCGAAGATTAAGGGGCGGTATGATATTCTTTGCGTTATCTCCGCATTGTTCGTTTTGGAGCATAACCGATACAATAAGGGTGTTTTCTGCTCCCTTTGCTATGGTCAGGTGTAAATCTCCTTGTATATCCATCTGTGCTATCTGATTGAAAAAATTTGTGTCCATCGTGCTAAAAATTTAATTGTCCATTTTATCTAATGCCTTCACATCCGAAAGTTTTTAAAGGCTACCACCATTTAAGACGGTAGCCTATGGTTATTTAATTAAGGTTTAAGATTTCTGCTCCGTCTGTTGCAAAAGAGGTACATAGTTCAAAAGCCTTTTGGGACTTTAGCTGTGCCGTACCGCCCATTACAATACTCTGTAGCTTGGCTTCATTATCTTTGTAACTGCGTACATTCTGATAGTAGCCTGTCACAGCATTGTATGCCCCAAACAATGTGCCTTTTGTAGTGTCCATCTGCTGAGTATCACTTACCATAGCGTAAGCAAACGCATCTTCCACCGTGTTTTTGAAGAGAGTGGAAACTTCATCATCTGCACCTTTTTTGAGTAAATCAAAAGTTTCCTTGTTTGGACATAGCGCCAATTGGATTAGCTTTCTTACCTCTTTGTCTGTTACCTTTACTTTTGCCCATTCATTGAATATGCCCTCTAACTGACTGCTCAATGTGTTCGCCAATCCCATAATCTTGTGAGCGTTCTCAATACGCTGTTTTGCTCCCGAAGTGTGTTTGATACGCACTACATTAGTCATACTTCGTAAGGAAGCATTAAGGGTGTTTTGGCATACGATACGGATAGGCGTAAAAGCGGCGGTGATACTTCCACTTCCATCGTGCGAAGTGGTCAGGAAAATGTATTTTTCGGTTACATCATTGCCATTTCCAACTCGGATATAGTCGGGTAGTTTGGCTGTGATAAATATGCGTTCCCCATTACCCAGCGCTCCTGCGGTTTCATATAGTATTCCCTCTCCACCGCCTACAATGGCATCAAAGAAGTTAAATGCTTCACGGTTCTGCACGATATGATAGTCTTTGCCTACCACTCCCAATACTGCATTGTTATCTGTGCGTATATTGGCAAAATAGTTAGGGACTTCCAATTCGTTACTACCTATCTCGATACTGTCAGCCGTTTGAATAATACCCGAACCTTTGGTAAATAGCGGACTTTTAACGACTTCATAATCTAACCCTGCAAATTTTATAGCTTCCTCGCTTGTTGGGTATTGCTCTACAATTTGCCCTAGTCCGTGCCACGCTTTTTCCTTTACGCTAAAGAATGAATAACCTCCTGTTTCGCTGTTAAAATTGATATTATGTGCCATGATTTTAAAATTTTAAATTATTTAGGTGCTCGTTGTTAAAATGGTAGGTCGTCCTTTGTTTCGTCATTATTGTTTCCTGTAGAAGCCTGTAACGCTTCGGCTTTTTTACCGCCCCCGTGCAGTTTGATTTGCGAGGTGTTGAAGTTCAGTCCTGCGTGGGGTTGTCCGTCACTGCCTTTCCACGCTCTTGCGCTCACTTTACCTGTCAGTTCTACCACCGTACCTTTTGTGAGTATCTGCGCTACTTTTGGACTAAGCCAATAGGCGCAGTCGAAGTACGTTGTCTGCTCTATGCGTTCGCCCGCCTTGTTTCTGTAGCTGTCGTTGATGGCTACCGAAAAGTTTACTACTGTTTTGCTGTTCGACACGTTGCGTACCTGCGCATCCGCTGTCACTCTTCCTGTGATGTTCATAATTTCTAAGATTTTTAGTGATTATTTTTTTTGAAATTTTATTCGGCAATGAGAGGAGGTGCTGTTTTGTTTCATCAAATCCATTTTTAATATTTTACTTTTCATTGCTGACATTTTTTTTATTCGTCTAAAGAGCCGGAGTATGCTATGTTTCGTTTCGGGAGCATAAAAAGGTTAGTGTTTAGCAATAGCAAGGTTTTGACAAAAAATACAACCCGGATGGGTGGAGATTTTTTGTCAAACCTGAAGGACCTGGCCTTGCTATTGCGTTAAGGACACGGAGTTACCTTTGCTGCTGAAATGAGACAAAAGCATACTGGTTATTGGATTTAAAAATGAGATGGAAGAATGAACTACAGGAGGGAATAAAGTTTGTAGATCAATACATGTAAATAGATGCAAGATGTAGTAGTAAATACGAAACAGTCAATTTTAATAACCACTAATCCTTGAATTAGTGTAACCCTACTTAATGTCTATCGAGATCTTGTAAGATTATTTTAGCACAGCATTTGTTAAAATTTTAGGTATCTTTGACTAGATAGTAACCTGATTTAAGAAAGTTTCCGTAATGAAGATTAAAACAATAGAAATAAGAAATTTTAGGCTATTAAAGAAGGTTGTTCTTAGCTTAGAAGATTACACTACCGTCGTGGTAGGTAGAAACAATTCTGGAAAAACCTCATTAACCGAGATTTTCCGAAGGCTGATAGGGGATAAAAACCCAACTTTTTCGCTTTTTGATTTCAGTATTTCTTCCATCGAAGGCTTTAAATCTGCATTGCAGAAAAAGCTAAGCGGCGCAAATGATCAAGAAATTCGAGCTGAGATTCCCTCAATTGAAATTAAGATCACAATTGAATATCCTATTGACGCTGAAGACTTGGGCACACTAAGTGATTTTATTATCGACCTCAACGTTGCAAGTAATACTGCCGTTATTTTGGTTCAATACACTTTGAAAGATGGCAAATTAGATAATTTATTTGAAGGAACTACTGACGATAGTGCTGAAAGTATTGCGGCATTTATTAAGTCATTACGAGAAAAAATTCCGAATCTTTTTGAAGCTAAAATATTTGCACAAGATCCAAATGATGAAACTAACGTTGCAACAATGGATCATACCAAATTTAAATCCGTAATTGGAGCAGGTTTCATCAATGCACAGCGTGGCCTTGATGATGTGACACATTCAGAAAAGGATGTGCTGGGCAAAGTCTTGTCGCAACTTTTTAAAACATCAAAATCGGATTCAGCACCTGAAGACATGAAAGAAAAGTCAGAGGCACTGCAAGTTATTATAGATGAAATTCAAGAAAAAGTTGATACAGATTTTAATGGAAAACTTGACAAGTTGCTTCCTGCGTTAGCTCTATTTGGCTATCCAGGTTTGGCCGACCCAAACTTAAGCACAGAAACTCGTCTCGATGTGTCAAACATCTTAGATAGTCACACCAAAATAAGATACAATCAGGGCGACAACCTATTCTTGCCAGAGACATATAACGGTCTTGGTTCTAGAAACCTTATCTATATTTTGTTTCAGCTATTTGAATTTTTTCGTCAATACCAAAGTAGACCGGTTAGCAATAGTCTAGACATAATCTTTATTGAAGAGCCTGAAGCACATTTACATCCACAGATGCAGCAGATATTTATTAAGAAGCTTTATGAAATTGCGGAAGAATTTTCAAATGTTTTAAATGAAGGAAAACCTTGGCCCGTCCAATTTGTTGTAACTACACACTCAACTCATATTGCCAACGAAGCGGAATTTGAAGCTATAAGATATTTTCTAACATCTAATAATGAACAAAGAGAAACAACAATAAAAGACCTGCGAAAAGAATTTCGCGCTGACGAACTGCAAGCCGACAAAGAATTTTTGCATAAATATTTAACTCTTACAAAATGTGATCTTTACTTTGCAGATAAGGCCATTTTGATTGAAGGTATAGCAGAGAGGCTAATGATGCCGTTGTTAATTAGCAAAAGTGACGCTTTAACGATGCAAGCCAAATTGGCTGTAAATCCTGTAACTGCCGTTGTTGCTGTCGAAAGTGATCCTGAAGCCGCGATTCCAACAGAAGACCAATCTTCTCTTCCAGATACACAGGAAGAAACTGCAAATAATATAGACACTCCCATCTCAAGCTCAACGCAGATGGTTCCTATTTCTACTGTAGAACCAAGCGGTGACGTTGCAATCCCTGAAAGCACTGTCCATACAGAAGACTTTCCTACATTAAGTACACAGTACATCAGCGTAATCGAAGTTGGCGGTGCCTATGCACACCATTTTTATAAATTTTTAGACTTTTTAGAACTCAGGTGCCTTGTCATCACAGATATTGATGCCGTTGTTTCCACAGTAAAGGACAGGAAAACTACATATCCAGGATCACTTGTATGTGAAGGATCGCATAGTTCAAATGCAGGAATAAAAAATTGGTTCGCTCCAGGTACAGCTGGCCATTACACAATGGCAAATTGCATAGCTAAAACACCTAATGAAAAAGTTTCAGGATCTCGACGGATCGCTTATCAAATCCCAGAGGATGGACTTGATGGATGCGGACGGAGTTTTGAAGAAGCTTTAATCTTAGCTAATCGGGAGCTATTTGCTGTAACAGGCTACTCAGTCGCTGAGATTGAAAAATTTGCTGACGATAATGCGCCGGACAACAAGAATAAGTCAGCATTTGCTCTAGAGTACGGATTAGAAAAAACGGATTGGAAAGCTCCAAAGTATATTGTCGAAGGCCTACAGTGGCTTGCACTCAAGCCCAACAAGCCAGCAGAAGATGTTGAGGAAGCAATTGTTGAACTTGTACAATAAAAAAGATGAAAGAAGAACAAACCAGTCCGGCAGAAAAAGCATCGCAAGAATGTTTAAAGCAAGTGCTCAAGGCGATTGATGAGCATCAAAATTTTCTTGTTGAAGCTGGTGCTGGTGCAGGAAAGACTTATACGCTCATTAAAGCACTAAAACATTTAATAGCAAAATATTCAGTAGAGTTTGAAAGAGCAAATAAGAAAATAGCTTGTATCACTTATACTAATGTTGCAAAAGATGAAATTAAATCTCGTACTGATAATCATCCAGTTATAATTGCCGATACAATTCATGCTTTTGCTTGGCAAGTTATGCAGGTTTTTCAAAAACCATTACGGGACAGAATATCTGCTCTAGGGGACAAATGGGTTGCAAGAATTGAAGAGGCCGGTGGTATTACTGACCAGAAAGTCATTTATAATTTGGGATATCCCAAAATTACTGAAACCGAGATTTTCTTGCATCATGACGATGTGATTAAACTCTTTACATCACTATTAGGCGACGTAAAATTTAGAAAGATATTCGCGAACAAATATCCAGTGCTGTTGATCGACGAATATCAAGATACTAACTTGTCATTAGCAAATACTTTGGTCGAGCATTTTATTGAAACCGAGCAAGGACCCTTGATTGGTTTTTTTGGAGACCACTGGCAAAAAATTTATGGTTCAAGCTCTTGCGGTCTGATACAAGCTTCAGATGGTAAATTACTTTCAATTGGAAAACAGGCTAATTTCAGATCGGACAAAAGCATTGTTGATGTGTTGAATAATATGCGGCCCGAATTACCTCAGCACGAACATGACCCAAATTCTGCTGGTGAAATCAGTGTTTATCATACAAATAACTTTACAGGAGTGCGACGCACCGGAGCCCACTGGAATGGTGATTTACCCGAAGATGTAGCGCATGAAAGGTTGGAAACACTGAAAGAACTCCTGAGGGTTTCGGGATGGAATATAGCTCCTGAAACTACAAAAATATTAATGTTGACAAACAATGTCCTTGCTTCTGAACAAGGATATCAAACTGTTAGTTCTGCATTTTCTGATTCAGATGATTACCTGAAAAAGAACAATGAATACATTTCCTTTTTGACCGACACGGTAGAGATAGGTGCTGAGGCGTTTATAGAAAAGCGTTATGGCTTAATGATAGAAGCATTTAGAATAAATACCAATCGAATTAGAAGACATAACGATAAGCAGGTCTGGCATGACGCTATGATTCAACTAAATGACGAACGTACCAATGGTACAATTGGCAGCGTTATAGATCTGCTTAAATTGACTTCAAAACCAAGGCTACCAAAGAAAATCGATGATCGTGAAAACCGCTTAGCGGTGGTTCGACTTCAGCCCGAAGCAGAGCGTAGTGAGGAGGATAAAAAATTTATAGCAAAATATGACGGTATACGAACAATTCCTTATCCTGAAATCGGAAATTTATCGAAATACATAGATGACAAAACCATATATTCCACAAAGCACGGAGTCAAAGGTGCTCAATTTGAAAACGTAATTGTTGTGTTTGGAAGGGGTTGGAATCATTATAATTGGAATCAGATGCTTGAGCATGTCCACTCTGGAAATATACCTGAAGCCAATCGTGATGCCTTTGAAAGAAACAGAAATCTTTTTTACGTTGCGTGTTCGAGACCTAAGCATCGTCTAAGCCTTTTGTTCACACAAGAACTATCAGCTAATGCAATTCAAGGATTACAGCGTTGGTTTGGTAAAATAGTACAACCCATTTAAGACCTATTTACGATAAAGGTAGATAAGCCACTAAAAAGTAAACCTTTTAAATCTATTTGCGAAGGAACGCATTTTTAAATGGTAAATAATTGAAAAACGAACTGAAGACCAAAAAAACAAAAAAATGTAATGTATAAATATTGATTACAAAAAAGCTAAATGAGCAACCAAACATAGATTCGATCACAGGTAAAAAAGAAATTCTTTTTATTGTTATATAGTGTTTTTAAAAATGTTATTATTCCTCAGTATTTTTTACCTCAAGATAATTTGTGAGTTTCTCGAATTCTATTTTCTTTATGTAGTTTTCCATATAATCATAGTCGATGTGTCCCTTTTTATTTATCGGAAATAATAATTTTTGTCTTAACATTCGGGTTTCATTAAACTTATATGCATATTGGAACTTGGACTTTTGGTTTAAAATACTTGTTTTTATGAACAGATATAAAAATTCATTTCC is a window from the Flavobacterium cupriresistens genome containing:
- a CDS encoding PRTRC system protein E translates to MDTNFFNQIAQMDIQGDLHLTIAKGAENTLIVSVMLQNEQCGDNAKNIIPPLNLRGTAEELDNGFFGKITTPILTASGLMVDMEGFMKQLEEAKKQSAMEKEKADGKKKEQEAKDKKFKDGMAKAEELEKEGKFRDAWMKVPEITEFPEKADEIRRRKTELSDKFSAPSLFGTEQQQNV
- a CDS encoding UvrD-helicase domain-containing protein; the protein is MKEEQTSPAEKASQECLKQVLKAIDEHQNFLVEAGAGAGKTYTLIKALKHLIAKYSVEFERANKKIACITYTNVAKDEIKSRTDNHPVIIADTIHAFAWQVMQVFQKPLRDRISALGDKWVARIEEAGGITDQKVIYNLGYPKITETEIFLHHDDVIKLFTSLLGDVKFRKIFANKYPVLLIDEYQDTNLSLANTLVEHFIETEQGPLIGFFGDHWQKIYGSSSCGLIQASDGKLLSIGKQANFRSDKSIVDVLNNMRPELPQHEHDPNSAGEISVYHTNNFTGVRRTGAHWNGDLPEDVAHERLETLKELLRVSGWNIAPETTKILMLTNNVLASEQGYQTVSSAFSDSDDYLKKNNEYISFLTDTVEIGAEAFIEKRYGLMIEAFRINTNRIRRHNDKQVWHDAMIQLNDERTNGTIGSVIDLLKLTSKPRLPKKIDDRENRLAVVRLQPEAERSEEDKKFIAKYDGIRTIPYPEIGNLSKYIDDKTIYSTKHGVKGAQFENVIVVFGRGWNHYNWNQMLEHVHSGNIPEANRDAFERNRNLFYVACSRPKHRLSLLFTQELSANAIQGLQRWFGKIVQPI
- a CDS encoding single-stranded DNA-binding protein, with protein sequence MNITGRVTADAQVRNVSNSKTVVNFSVAINDSYRNKAGERIEQTTYFDCAYWLSPKVAQILTKGTVVELTGKVSARAWKGSDGQPHAGLNFNTSQIKLHGGGKKAEALQASTGNNNDETKDDLPF
- a CDS encoding ATP-dependent nuclease, whose amino-acid sequence is MKIKTIEIRNFRLLKKVVLSLEDYTTVVVGRNNSGKTSLTEIFRRLIGDKNPTFSLFDFSISSIEGFKSALQKKLSGANDQEIRAEIPSIEIKITIEYPIDAEDLGTLSDFIIDLNVASNTAVILVQYTLKDGKLDNLFEGTTDDSAESIAAFIKSLREKIPNLFEAKIFAQDPNDETNVATMDHTKFKSVIGAGFINAQRGLDDVTHSEKDVLGKVLSQLFKTSKSDSAPEDMKEKSEALQVIIDEIQEKVDTDFNGKLDKLLPALALFGYPGLADPNLSTETRLDVSNILDSHTKIRYNQGDNLFLPETYNGLGSRNLIYILFQLFEFFRQYQSRPVSNSLDIIFIEEPEAHLHPQMQQIFIKKLYEIAEEFSNVLNEGKPWPVQFVVTTHSTHIANEAEFEAIRYFLTSNNEQRETTIKDLRKEFRADELQADKEFLHKYLTLTKCDLYFADKAILIEGIAERLMMPLLISKSDALTMQAKLAVNPVTAVVAVESDPEAAIPTEDQSSLPDTQEETANNIDTPISSSTQMVPISTVEPSGDVAIPESTVHTEDFPTLSTQYISVIEVGGAYAHHFYKFLDFLELRCLVITDIDAVVSTVKDRKTTYPGSLVCEGSHSSNAGIKNWFAPGTAGHYTMANCIAKTPNEKVSGSRRIAYQIPEDGLDGCGRSFEEALILANRELFAVTGYSVAEIEKFADDNAPDNKNKSAFALEYGLEKTDWKAPKYIVEGLQWLALKPNKPAEDVEEAIVELVQ
- a CDS encoding PRTRC system protein C translates to MLLATQLERVFVLKDKGQDIRLTDPEPRWSVEAVLNFYANTYPILTTAKISAPAIRDDAVEYRFESVMGTKG
- a CDS encoding DUF932 domain-containing protein, giving the protein MAHNINFNSETGGYSFFSVKEKAWHGLGQIVEQYPTSEEAIKFAGLDYEVVKSPLFTKGSGIIQTADSIEIGSNELEVPNYFANIRTDNNAVLGVVGKDYHIVQNREAFNFFDAIVGGGEGILYETAGALGNGERIFITAKLPDYIRVGNGNDVTEKYIFLTTSHDGSGSITAAFTPIRIVCQNTLNASLRSMTNVVRIKHTSGAKQRIENAHKIMGLANTLSSQLEGIFNEWAKVKVTDKEVRKLIQLALCPNKETFDLLKKGADDEVSTLFKNTVEDAFAYAMVSDTQQMDTTKGTLFGAYNAVTGYYQNVRSYKDNEAKLQSIVMGGTAQLKSQKAFELCTSFATDGAEILNLN